A genomic region of Mustela erminea isolate mMusErm1 chromosome 12, mMusErm1.Pri, whole genome shotgun sequence contains the following coding sequences:
- the LOC116570353 gene encoding protein FAM240B-like — protein sequence MNNQYIRREVFCCETCHELKSFWEKEISKQTCYRELEEDRQGRSALRKLREEWKQRLEKRLQMLDTPDEKKKQASTVG from the exons ATGAACAATCAATATATTCGTCGAGAAGTCTTCTGCTGTGAAACTTGTCATGAGCTCAAAAGcttctgggaaaaagaaattaGCAAACAGACTTGTTACAGGGAACTGGAGGAAGATCGTCAGGGAAGGAGTGCCCTGAGAAA GCTCAGAGAAGAATGGAAACAGAGACTGGAGAAAAGGCTGCAGATGCTGGACACTCCTgatgagaagaaaaagcaagcaagcacagtGGGCTGA